The following is a genomic window from Thunnus maccoyii chromosome 13, fThuMac1.1, whole genome shotgun sequence.
GCAGGGTTACTAGAGTTCATCACGTACCATAATCGATGCAGCACTCACTCATCCATGACGTTTGTAGTACCAGTGTTTCAGTTAAGCGagtaataatataaatacactCATTTAGACTAAGTCCTACCACACCATGTCCTGTAGCTGTTAATGGATTATGACAGATAAAAGTAGAGTGGTAGACGGCTGTGTTATATAAGATTGGATTCGGCGAAGTGATCTCTCTCTAGCCAGTGATAGTCGTAGTGAATTCACAGTTATGTAAGTTATTAGGATCCTGTCCAGGGCTGCAGGGATATTAATGGATGGAAACTCTGCTATTAGCAACCTTGAGGAAGTCTCAGGCTTTGGAAACAGGCTGGAGACTTGCTTTCAAAAGTGCGAGACTGAGCGATCAAACTTTATTCTTCTGTGAAATAATGCGTGTTGACCAACGGAGGACAGCTTCaagctgttttttatttgaaaagtagCACCCCTGGTGTGTTTTCCCATAAAGTACGCCTGAAGCAAGATACAGCCTTTTGCAGTACCTAAATTGCTGGGTTGTAAACAAAAGATCTGGGAAAAGCCAACAGGAGCTTTGTAGTCAATGTCCGACTATCCCTGTTAGTTTTTGGAGAAAAAGGGCAACATGTTGCTCTCTGAAATTACCCTTTTGCGCAATGTGAATTCACAACAGGCTCAATGCTGCTGGGTGAGAGCATGTCTATCAGTGATTGATTTATCAGAGGTCTTTAAGTCTTCCAAAAAGCAGACAGATGTAGGTGTGTCATGGATAGATTTACAGCAGGATCACTTAACCTGACAGAAGCAATATATTCAGATTGTCTTGAAGTCGATGACCATGGGAAGTTTCTCATCACTTGAAGGGTTAAATTAGATTCTGACACAGTGATTACATTAGGAGTGTTCGATTTACATAAAGGTCTAGTGAATCAGTttcattgattatttgttttgatGCATTTAATTCTAGATAGGGAATATGGTCTTGCAGCAGTAATTTaaatagaatataaatacaaatctTTAGCTTTAGAAATATAAAAGTGGGAAGTAACGTATCTGATGTTATATACAGGTGGCACTCAGGTGTCTCAATTAGTATTTATTCTTAAAGTAGATAAGTATGGAACATGTCAtgagtgtttgcatgtttgGTGACATGACAATATGCAAGGAGATAGAAATGTCAGCCATCAGAGTTTGCCATACCATATACATACAGAAGTACTATATGTATCCCTTTTTAATATCTTGGATTGTGTTAGGCTATTGCGGCAAGGCAGTGTTGCAAATCAGAGAGCAGGACAGCTTTAtgacaatattggatttttttcatcaatATATTGAAGTACCTCCAGTACAGattttttcagatatttatttGAAACACATTCCCATCTGGTTGTTTTGCAAATAAAAGATTTCCAAATTgaatttcagatatttttcattatccaaattatattaatatttccaTATAAAAATTTTAGCCCACATTGACAGTCTAGTAAAAGTGTAAACCAGTGAAGAAGTGTAACTGTTatgattatataaatgtaaacagaacagtTTGTGAAAAAACTGAGGAGGCATATACTGTACGTGAATAAGCAGATTCTGCTTGTATGCCTAATTTGTCAAGTCTGATGTAGAGTTGCACCTGCATGAAAACACCTGGTAGTGTAACATAGAGGTTTTTGACAGTTGCTCATGCAGCACTCATGTTAAGTTCTGTGCAAGCGGTTGGTGTGTGGCAGCAAACACAAAGGCCTGGATGCATTTGCAAGTCTAGATTGATTATTGACCGATAGATTTGACTAAGTAAATCATAGTTGTAGGTGAATCGTTCAGTAGCCACGTAGCCACTACTTGTACAAACTAGTCTTTGggtattgtactgtatataatctAACTTTTAGAACTGGAACAACTGTGCAGCATTCCTGTGAACTCTGCTTAACGTCCTATTCCAGACTAGCTGTTTACCCAGGGTCATGTTTCCTGCATTCCTGtatgagcagcagagaggatcATGACACACTTAAGTGTGGGGAGGAGGAGAGTTGTATCTGGCAGTAGTGTTAGGTAGTGGTGTGAATCTATGGGAATCTCATGATTCGATTTGATTCAGATTCTTGTGTGTCCTATTCAATGCAGATTTGGTTCTCGATTCAAAACCGATTCtcgattgaatgaatagaaaagggaCACAATTTTCAGCCTCTTGCTCAGGTAGACTTTGTGCAAAACCATTCACTAGAGTCCTCAGTCCACTAAaatttaatatgaaacataactcacagataagataaatggtccatGGTTTCCCAtacattcatttgtttgtggCAGACCGCCACAATATCAACATTGCCCGCCacatattgattttctgttgttggAGCTGCGCGCCCtgctctttccctctctctctctctctctctctctcccactctgtctctctcctcctctctttctgtctctcacaaacacatgacaatgGACCTGTCTGTGAATAGCATGATGTTACACACTCCGATACACTAGGTGGCGGCATGCACCTTTAACGTTGGTTTGTAGTCCACCAGTAAAaccagagaaaaagaggaggacgTGTCTCCTCGCTTCCCTTCCTTGCGTTTCTTCCTTGCGTCTCAGCCCCTCTCAGCGaagatgtgagagagagatgtgaggaAGAGACGTGAGGACGGAGgaatttaattaatcaaacGGGACGTCCTCGCTCACTCCAGCGTCATTTTGAGGAGACGACAACTACTCAAGACGTACAGCAccttaaatgtcaaatataattcagatatcaatatgtagaaattattagGTAAAAGTTAAAACTTAACATTCATGTACaattaattacaattaattaacacacctgataactgctccaatgttttattatttgattatagatcCATAACAGTGTCTGGCTGTtacagaataagacacaaatagactATTTAAATCTGTTAATAAGTGAAAGAATAGAACAGACGTAaagaagcaataaaaacagttgtagcctgcagaatatatttaaatgaaaatgtaacttaTTTAGCTTGTGATAGTCTGACATTCTTTTCAGGCTGAGGATGATTTTTACAGGAGACACGCAGCTGTGCGGcgtcatattttcctgaaggaACTGAGACGTTCTTGAAacggaaaagaagaaaagaagcctttggcttatgaagaaaaaaagttgtgtcttttgttattgattcatgattcagtaatttttattttatgtatatgaAAAGCTGCTGTTGGTGCCGTCATTCCACAGGTagttttcctgatctgctgtattacagtcacatatattaatattactacattaaagctgtttctaCAACAGCTGACAGATCAGCTGACCATTCAAATGACATCTTGGAGTCTCTTCAAATAAGTTATTAGTTAGTATACAGTTTACATAAAATGACAATACATTTGCAATATAACTCTCTAATTCAGTTACTTATTTGTCACAAATGACTTGGAAATTGAAATATTTGCAGATAGATTAGACTAATTCTAattctgtgggaaacactgtGGTCCGCAGcctctttattttaaaaagttgacagcatcttacagtctcctgcctgtatgaaaatatcaaaatgagGGGGAGACGGAGACTCCGCtttgtctccagcagtggagagcagcctctctgctgcactgttagctCCAGGGAAAGTCATCACTGTCAAAGACGCTGAACAGAcacagggtttttgaggtgaaacagactgagcaccaagttcttttcttcacctcagagttggttatagttgtttaatgctgcagtttgtgtcggtcagctggtctcatttgttactgATGATGGCTGCTCCACTAATGTTGATCTCTGGTTGACAGTGTAGAAAATTACCAATATGCTTCACATTCATCtcacaaaggtaattatttagtcattaaatcaaaaaatactTGCAAGCACTGCCTTTTTTGAGGATGATGATGTAACTTATGTTAACTGAGCTCCAACAAGTATGTATTTTTCCAAGTGTTGTTTTAATAATCTAAATGGTTAGATAGTAGTTTTATAGGCTCCAAGTAGTAGTTTGGCTCTCTCAAACATTTACCCATCAGTGCACTGAACTAAATAAGTGTcaatttatataaattataGCGTTATTCTCCCATGTTTTGGCAGATGTTTTGAGTACATGTACGCATTTGTTttgctaaccctaaccctaaaatGCGAATAGACTTATGGAATTGGATGCATAACAGTTGTTATCCAAAGTGGTAATTTAGCACCACCCACCCGTGAAATGCTGAAACCTTGGCTTTTGCTGGTTGGTTTATTGATCTATATTGCCAGCCACCAAGAAATTTactattaagaaaaaaaagtaattttggGTTGTAAAATAGTTAGCTGTTAGCTAACCAGTTGCTGATAGCAGTATTGCTTCTTTTTGAGTGTTTGTATCTTCTGCTTCCTTCTGCGCttcctcagtctgtctctctcaaccTTCCTGTGACCTCCCTTCACTCCCACCCCATTCCTCCTCCTTTGCTACTGGTTGCCTTTCAGCCTCTGTAACTACAGTCTGTTCTCCCTTGCAACCTATTAAATTTCCACCTTCTTTCTTTGCCTTGTCCCCATTTTCTCTGCAGCGCACCCACTGTTAACTTCCCGTCTTAGTGGTCAGTTCTGCCTGCCGATCAGAGGTTAAGCTGAGGCCATGGCAGTGAAGGACCGTGTAGAGGCGGTGCTCAATGTGGGTCTGCGTGTTCCCAGCATTATGCTGCTGGATGTCTTGTACCGCTGGGATGTCAGCTCCTTCTTCCAGAAGATCCAGCGCTCCAGCCTCTCCAACAACCCCCTGTTCCAGTACAAATACCTGGCGCTCTACCTGCACTACGTAGGTCAGTACcggtgtcacacacacacacacacacacacacgcacacacatatcctGTTCCAGTACAAATACATTCCTCTCTGTATTAACACTTCTTAGAAGATTGGGATTAGCATTTTACACATTTGGATAAGGTGACACATTTATAATAGGCTGTAGCCTTTGGTATGTCAGTGTTATCAGTGAAGTTATCATAACCCGCAGTGTAGGTGTTTTGTTTGGACTATTTGACTGGGTTATCAGCTAAAGTGGCTCATGTTCTGCTGGCTTTATCAGTAGCCTCCAACAGTCACAATTTGGCCTCTCTTGGTTTGATTtgcatgttttggtttttttttcttcattcagcTATGTCAGTCTTCTGTACCtaactttgtcattttcaaaatgCTCACACATGGTGGTAGGCAGTTAGCCATGAGGCTGTGCTTTGTAGTGATCTCAGGACAGTCAAGAGGGATTGTCTGGCATGACGACAAGTGGAGTGTGACCAAAACCATCTGATTTAGCTgatggtaaaataaaaaagatggaTGCTGCCTGAACCCAgttttcctcctccagctgtgCGGTTCTGGCCCGAGCAGTGGTATTCTGGCAGTGTGAGTCAGCTTTGCCAGTGAGAATTAATGTGATACCAGTGTCAAGTGTGTAGGTAGCTCTGCCAAACAGCAGTCAAAGATTTGGCtggaacaagaacaaaaaaaaaggctttctGAGAGAGATCAACCTCCGTCAACATTGAACTGTTATCCAACTTTTCCCTCAGTTTTGGGTTGGCCACGTCCCTGTACACTTTAGTTCATTCTCACCTGCCAGTGGAAAGCTACACAAGGAGAGAACAATGTGAGTAGGGGCTCACGCCATCTAGTAATTGCTAGTGCAGTGACAAGAACATGACCTCACTGGCTTTCCACCTACCTACACTAACAATTGTTTGCAGGGGCATCTGCCCAAAGCAGAAACCCCACGTCTGGAGTTGTATGCTGGGAATTTGATCTGTGATTGTGATAGTGTGGCTTGTATTCACTTAAATGAAAGGGAAATTGATTTCTAAAATAATGGTTGGATCAAGTCTGTATCTCTTAGCGTAACAGTTAAAATACACAAACCTTGTAGTGGTGGATCACCACCACAATTCTACCATGTCAAAGTGCATTCATCCATCAGATTTCACCAAAATCCATAACTGATTGGCATCTCCTGttgacagtcagacagacaagCTGATGAAAACATAACCTCGGTGATGAAGGTAGTAAAGTGATGAACATTCCCTCAGTGCAGTGAAACGTGGCTCTAAAACATTCCTCCTGGCTGTGTCCCTGGGTTGAACTGTAACTGAGTGGTTGCCAGTTGTGTGATAAGTCATTTCCACTTAAATGTCAAttaacaaatgtgtttatatttgccAGAATGTTTACATCTATTGTTAGTCTATCTCTGCGGTTAACTATGTAATCCAAATAATGACACACAATTTTAACAGGTGTTGTTCATTCACAAAAGGTCAGCAACCTCCCTGAACACAGTAAAATAGGCTTCATAAAAGATCCTTGAGTCATATTGCCGCAGAGCCAATCATGGAGAGATAAAACAAGGTCTTTGCAGCATAGACACTGGGAGCTAGTGAGGCATAGTTGGAGCAGGCCAGATGTATTTCCAGTGTCACAGAAGCACTGAAAGAAAGTAACAGCAATGTGAGGGTGAAGTTGACACAGCAAAGTCTGATGGTCAGACTGTGATTTGAGCAAGCTAAAAGAAGACCGACAAACACAGTGTTGagttttctttgtgtatttgtgcatgtctgtgtgtgctgtcagAGTTGGCTGCAGTTGGTAAATGAGCCAATAGGCTTGGTATGTGCTGATGAGCGCTGCGggtggacagacagaaaaaagggagagagaggcagtaAAACCAAAGTAACTGTTGCTAACTGCGGTGGAGTTTTTTTTGACGTGGTTTTAGTTAGTTGACTGTTGTACAATAAGCCTATTGGCAGCAGTGACTGTTCGATCCACAGCGAACATCAAAAACAGTTCCCTACAATTgcataataaaaacatctgtCACAGACACATTCAGTACACCACTTCTGTGATTGTCATAATATGGTCCTCACACAGGAAGCATTAGAGATGCATTTGTAATGgatatattttcactttttactttTGCTTACTGTCTCATACTGTATCTGttgcgtgtgtgtctgtttgtgtgtgtctgcgtgtgtgacTACGGTACAGGTTACATCCTTAGCTTGGTGCTGCTGACCCTGCCTCGTCAGCACCTGGTTAAACTGTACCTGTACGTCCTTACGgccctgctgctgtttgctggTCATCAAGTCTCAAGGTACAaatacactgcacacacacacacacacacacacacacacacactacttacAATACAAGGAgcagccttcctaaccatctgagggcagccatgaccctagactcttttaaaaCGGGcgtaaaaacctttttattcaggaaggctttttcatcttaacgtttgttattttctttatgctgtatgttatatgtttttaacactgtagcactttgagattcactgcgaatgaaaagtgcagtacagaTTAAATAACACTATGGCACCTGGTGACCATAGTGTTATTTACAAATCTGAAGCAGACTTTAATTGtaacagtgacattttcaggtatgGGTGGTTGTATTCCTTCAGATTTAGAAAAATTAATTTATACCATAGTGTTACAATGGCATGTTATCGTTCTTAGATAGCCTTTAGTCACTGCACAGTACAATGTACAGTATCAGTTTGATGGCAAGTGCTAGAAATTTTTGGGGTTGAGCTGTACTGTAGGGCAGTGGTATACAATAAGTCATAATGAATTTCCCTGTAAATTGAGTATTTTGACCTCTCTGTTTCAGGGATTATGTCCGCAGTGAACTGGAGTCTGGCTATGAAGGACCTGTCTACCTGGAACCCCTCTCCATGAACCGATTCACCACCGCACTCATAGGTATGATATTACATGAAGACACATGTATCCATGAGGAGGCATGACTGCACCATGCACAAACCCAAACACAGGCAGGAGGATGCAGTTCAGTAACTCCTTTCTTATCTAATGGGATAGTCCAACCTCTCATTCTTTCCTCCTTTATGGTAGCCCATGCATCTGGAATAATATATGGACAATGAATTGCATAGGGAGGGAGAGACATAACCTCAACTTGAGCTTCCAGGCTCAAGTCTCAGGCTGTGACAGCCAGCATCCATTCTCCATGAGGAAGACACTGAACCCTTAACAGCTCCAGAATTACTGGTCTTTAACTTGTTGGTGCTTCAACCTTTCTGTAGAAAGGACAgttaaaaaagattaaaatttcTCAGCTATGTTAAAAAGACACCCCCCCTCTTTAAGGTAATATGGTAATATTACTTAGCTACTTTTTGTACAAACCGCACTGAACACGAACCTCTACCCCAACTAGAAATATTATAGCTGTTGTGTTCCTGGGTCTATAGGACCTGTTTTCTTCTTACTGGAGAGTAGAGATGGAGTCTCCTGTGCTATAAATAGGACATACTGAGTGCTGATTTCACTGCACAGTGAAAGCCTGTGAAAGCGAAAATAACATGGTCTTAGTGATAAAGATATActgctagagagagagagagagagagatggatggggGGTGGATTAAAGCTACTTAATACAAAAGCGGCCTCACTAAatggtttcttttctttttgaaattttttttgtgttttctaccTGACATTGATACAGATATAAATACTCTCACacgaggtttttttttaaaattcattttaagCTCTTAAttccacaaaaataacaaacacatcaacaaaaGCTGTTTGAGATGGAAATTATAGTGATAACAATGTGGATATTCATGTGTGCAcatctttgtgtatgtgtgtctatgcaCCTCTTTCAGGTCAGCTGGTAGTGTGCACGCTATGTTCCTGCGTGATGCAGACCAAGAGGATATGGCTTTTCTCTGCTCACCTCCTCCCTCTGGTGGCCAGACTGTGTCTGGTCCCACTGGAGACCATCGTCTTCATCAATAAGTTTTCCATGATCTTCACAGGCCTGGAGGTCATTTACTTCCTGGCTTCTAACTTACTGGTACCATATAACCTGGCCAAGACTGCCTACAGGGAGCTGGCTCAGGTAATACAGCAGTTAACTGGGTCGCTTTAGCCTAATATCAcaagctttttcatttttgtactATTATTTTCTCATATATGAAGTTAATGTTGCTATGTCTCttattttctccatctctgtgtctctctctctgttccccAGGTGGTGGAAGTGTACGGGCTGCTAGCTTTGGGTATGTCTCTGTGGAACCAGCTGGTCCTCCCAGTTCTCTTCATGTGTTTCTGGCTGCTACTGTTCGCTCTGCAGATCTACTCGTACTTTAGCACCAGAGACCAGCCTACCTCAAGAGAGAGgctccttttcctctttcttacCAGGTAGGAGCATAGCATCACTATAAAACTATGAAACATCACACATTATACATCAGAAGCTCAAAGGTGTAGAGTGCCGTTTTGCCAGAACTTCACAAATTTAGTCCCACATAGTATGTGTTACCCCATATGTTTGTATGACACATGCCTTATAGAACGCATGGCATAAATATGATGTACTAAACTACCTGAACTAGGATGTAGAAACTAGTATTGTGTATTAAAGTAAACACCATATAAGACAAACTACACATTGTACATGTTTGTACAAACAATGGTAAAATATACTTTCACTATGCTTTGTACAACTTTCATGGAAATCAGGAAACTTTGTAATTCCTTGTTATTTATTACCCATTAATACAACAGCTtgatcaaaacatttaaaactgctAATAGGTAATGGTAGAATTCATGGTATGGTAaatagttttctgtttttgtttgttgtttatttgccTTGTCTTGTAATTATTCTTTactctctttctccatccttCCTGTCCCCAGTATTGCAGAATGTTGTAGTACACCGTACTCCCTACTGGGTTTGGTTTTTACCGTCTCTTTCATTGCTCTGGGAGTTCTCACACTCTGCAAGTTCTACCTGCAAGGCTACAGAGCCTTTATGAATGACAACACCATGCACAGGTcagtcagcgtgtgtgtgtgtttgtgtgtgtgtgttttgtgtgcgtGCACACAGTGAGGGTGTCTGTTGGTATGTTTCTACATATTTTTAATCActtgctgtgtttgtttctcatcTGTCTGTTTTAGAGGGATGACAGAAGGCATCACCCTGCTGATCCTCGCTGTCCAGACTGGCCTCATTGAGCTGCAGGTCATCCACCGagccttcctcctctccatcatccTCTTCATTGTTGTTGCCTCCATTCTGCAGTCCATGCTGGAGATAGCAGACCCCATAGTCCTGGCCCTGGGAGCATCCAGAGACAAGTAAGATAACTAACATACATCTTGTTTcttattaacaaaaacattttttatgtttgttttttaattgcatattttttctttaccaaTTATATTCTTGAATCTTAAACAAATGTCAATTGTGGACAATACAGTGAAAGATGAAAACCAGCATATTTGTTTATTACCTCAAACGGCAGACATTGCTTTGGAAAACAATAGTACCCTGAGCGTGACTGTGTTTAAGTAAAATGTCCATGTTGGGACAGATGGAGCTGATCATCATCTCTTTTGCgccctcctctgtctgtcctttaGGAGTTTGTGGAAGCACTTCCGagcagtgtctctgtgtttgttcctGCTGATCTTTCCAGCCTACATGGCCTATATGATCTGTCAGTTCTTCCACATGGACTTCTGGcttctcatcatcatctcctcctccatcctcacctcACTGCAGGTAACAAGGATGCGGACAGCagatcagacacacacacacacacacacacacacacacacacacacacatagagcacAGAGGTGTTTGACtgccttttttgtgtttgaaggTTTTAGAACATAAAATCACAATgaattattcaattaatttgACTCAAATAGTCAGAGATAACATAATAAAATGCCATCCACTGCCTGTGGATCCTTTAGTGTTCATAGTCTGAGATTAATTATTGGATTGGATAACATCAAATTGCTTTCTCTCGTCACCCTCAGGTCCTCGGCACTCTGCTGATCTACGTTCTCTTCATGGTCGAGGAGTTTCGTAAGGCTCCAGTGGAGAACATGGATGAAGTTATCTACTGTGTCAATGGCACCTACCGACTACTGGAGTTCCTGGTGAGTGTTGTACCAACACAAGCTGACAGTACACAGTATCCTCCAGTATCCTCAGGGAGCACAAACGAGAAGGCAGCATGTAACAAAAGTATTGTCATACGATACGGCCTCACTGTCACTGCTGTCCTCCTCTGTCAGGttgcagtgtgtgtggtgtgctACGGCGTGTCAGAGACGGTGTTCGGGGAGTGGAGTGTTATGGGCAGCACCATCATCCTGGTCCACTCGTACTACAACGTCTGGCTCAGAGCCCAGCTTGGCTGGCAAAGCTTCCTGCTCAGGAGAGACGCTGTAAACAAGATCAAAAGCCTCCCCACAGCGAGCAACACACAGCTGGAGCAGTACAATGACATCTGCGCTATCTGCTACCAGGTAGAGGCCGGttctgtgtgcatttgtttatcTAGAGAGTATGCAGGAAGGATAAATTACAGGCTTCAATTTAAAGCTATGCTAATGCGAAATTTGCTTAAACATCGACCAAAGTGgttttgaaacaaattaaatgtcaaaggAAACTTAACAACACAacctgtgtgttttgtttgttttttttcttttgtgctcATTCCTTCCAGGACATGACCAGTGCTGTGATCACTCCATGCAGTCATTTCTTCCACGCTGGCTGTCTGAAGAAATGGCTTTATGTCCAGGAGACATGCCCTCTTTGTCACTCACAACTTAAGAGCCAATCACCAGCTAACACTGTCCCCAACCAAGACACtcctgcagccaatcagagcccTGCAGGCCAGGAAGAAGCACCAGCCAACAAGAAGCAAAAAGAAGAGGGCGTTCTTCCTGACgacaggaaggaggagggaacAGGAACGCAGGAGGGAgataatggacctgccatgtCAGCTGGAgaatcttcctcctcctcctgtacTCCGCAGCACCTTGACAAGGCTCCCTCATcgtcttcttctccttcttccccACTTGTGACTGAGTCTCCGCAGAACCAGTCGCCCTCAGATCCAACGTCTTTgtcttctccctcttcctctgacACATTGGACATGCTcccctctcctccatctccctccaTATCTCAGCACTCAACCTCACAGCTACTGGCCCAGTCAGACACGACACCTGCTGAACCTGAGCCTGAGCCCACGCCTCAGCAAAACCCAGACTCCCCACCGGACAGCAAGGGGTCATCAACTGGTCCATCATCACAGCCGGACCAGACCTCTCCATCTTCGGAGGAACAGTCTCCTCCTCCATGAGTTGAGCCCCATCGTAACACACACAAcgtacatgcatgcacatataaaaacacaatctaAATACTCCATCTGCCAATTATCTGCCTATATTCTACTTGTCCAGGGGTTTTGCTGTCTCATCATTACAGAAATTCAACCCCCAACCCCAttctgagagaaaaacaaacagatattcATCtctttgcattaaaaaaaaattgctaaATATTGCCAATTTTTTAGGGAATTGTCCTGGAAAAGCTTATCTAAATGTGTTCCCATGACAACATTTATGCCACTAATGATTTTATCAGGGTaggcatattttttttaattttaatttagttcaaactttacaaccacataTGATATCCAGGGATGTGATAAGAAAACGCAAAAGGGAAAGCAGTAATCTCATCTCAGAAATAATTGGGAGTTCAACATCAAGTCCAAGAAATGTGAAATCCTGGAAGAAACTGAAGTACGGCATCACTCATTACTGCTGTTTCCTGGACACATAATGACATTTGTGAAATAATGCTTATGTCCTTCTCATTTCAATCCCAGACATTTCATGTGATGGTTGCTCCCATCCTGCCTTTGTTTGTGCAGCTTCACTCTCATCACTGTACATTTCATAGTGTTTGGGTTTTCTCTGTTGTCCCGTGTGTGCCATGATTTAACGAGGAATGGGTGGGGTGTTTAGGGAGCCTTTATAGACTGTTGATCACTGAGGGTTGCATTTTAGATCAGTGACAAAGTCTTAACATTTCAATAAGTCTACAAAGATCTCCACCAGTTCTTGATAAAGAttcttgttttcacttttgGATGACAGTAGTTAGGCATATTTGTGAGTACTACGCATTAACAGAGACTGAATGTTGTTTCTCGAGGCCATCACATGACCTAAAGCCTGGCGCTAAGCAGAGGATACATGGTGTGGTCGTAGTCGAGTGTTGCAGTGAAGCTGTCTCTATTACACTGCTTCAATATCTGAATCAAAGTTGTTTGGCTGGTCCCAGCAAAAAAACAGTTCACTCCTCATCGCCAAACTTTTGTAtcactgttaaataaatgttatttt
Proteins encoded in this region:
- the LOC121910266 gene encoding RING finger protein 145-like produces the protein MAVKDRVEAVLNVGLRVPSIMLLDVLYRWDVSSFFQKIQRSSLSNNPLFQYKYLALYLHYVGYILSLVLLTLPRQHLVKLYLYVLTALLLFAGHQVSRDYVRSELESGYEGPVYLEPLSMNRFTTALIGQLVVCTLCSCVMQTKRIWLFSAHLLPLVARLCLVPLETIVFINKFSMIFTGLEVIYFLASNLLVPYNLAKTAYRELAQVVEVYGLLALGMSLWNQLVLPVLFMCFWLLLFALQIYSYFSTRDQPTSRERLLFLFLTSIAECCSTPYSLLGLVFTVSFIALGVLTLCKFYLQGYRAFMNDNTMHRGMTEGITLLILAVQTGLIELQVIHRAFLLSIILFIVVASILQSMLEIADPIVLALGASRDKSLWKHFRAVSLCLFLLIFPAYMAYMICQFFHMDFWLLIIISSSILTSLQVLGTLLIYVLFMVEEFRKAPVENMDEVIYCVNGTYRLLEFLVAVCVVCYGVSETVFGEWSVMGSTIILVHSYYNVWLRAQLGWQSFLLRRDAVNKIKSLPTASNTQLEQYNDICAICYQDMTSAVITPCSHFFHAGCLKKWLYVQETCPLCHSQLKSQSPANTVPNQDTPAANQSPAGQEEAPANKKQKEEGVLPDDRKEEGTGTQEGDNGPAMSAGESSSSSCTPQHLDKAPSSSSSPSSPLVTESPQNQSPSDPTSLSSPSSSDTLDMLPSPPSPSISQHSTSQLLAQSDTTPAEPEPEPTPQQNPDSPPDSKGSSTGPSSQPDQTSPSSEEQSPPP